The Candidatus Bipolaricaulota bacterium genome has a segment encoding these proteins:
- a CDS encoding preprotein translocase subunit SecA yields MAIETIKRGIDFLFGQTNAQQIKRLRRLVEEINALEKDVSSLSDEALRQKGEEFRTRAAEGVPREELRPEVFAVVREVAKRTVGMRPFDVQLMGAIVLDERKIAEMQTGEGKTLVATLPAVLNALYGKVHVVTVNDYLARRDREWMGPIYEFLGFKVGLLQESMGIEERKAAYAADITYGTNNQFGFDYLRDHMVISVDQKVQGPLDYAIIDEIDNILIDEARTPLIISGSTEETVDKYRKFARLARSFKKDQDFEIDEEARRITLTDAGIAKAERALSIDNLYAPDQTDTLHHLETALKALHLFKKERDYIVKDGRVMIVDEFTGRLMPDRRYSDGLHQALEAKEGMTVQRESQT; encoded by the coding sequence ATGGCGATTGAGACAATCAAGCGCGGGATAGATTTCCTGTTCGGCCAGACGAACGCCCAGCAGATCAAGCGGCTGCGTCGGCTGGTTGAGGAGATCAACGCCCTGGAGAAGGACGTCTCTTCCCTGTCGGACGAGGCCCTGCGCCAAAAGGGGGAGGAATTCCGGACCCGGGCGGCGGAGGGCGTCCCGCGTGAGGAGCTCCGCCCCGAGGTGTTCGCCGTGGTGCGCGAGGTGGCAAAGCGCACGGTCGGGATGCGGCCGTTCGATGTCCAGCTCATGGGGGCGATCGTCCTCGACGAGCGCAAGATCGCCGAGATGCAGACCGGCGAAGGGAAGACCCTTGTCGCCACCCTTCCCGCTGTTTTGAACGCGCTCTACGGCAAGGTGCACGTCGTCACGGTGAACGACTACCTCGCCCGCCGCGACCGGGAATGGATGGGCCCGATCTACGAGTTCCTCGGGTTCAAGGTCGGTCTCCTCCAGGAGTCGATGGGGATCGAAGAGCGGAAGGCCGCGTACGCGGCCGACATCACCTACGGGACGAACAATCAGTTCGGGTTCGACTACCTGCGCGATCACATGGTGATCTCGGTCGATCAGAAGGTGCAGGGGCCGCTCGACTACGCGATCATCGACGAGATCGACAACATCCTGATCGACGAGGCGCGTACCCCGCTCATCATCTCCGGCTCGACCGAGGAGACCGTCGATAAGTACCGCAAGTTCGCGCGCCTCGCCCGCTCGTTCAAGAAGGATCAGGACTTCGAGATCGACGAGGAGGCGCGGCGGATCACCCTGACCGACGCCGGGATCGCCAAGGCGGAGAGGGCTCTCTCGATCGACAACCTGTACGCCCCCGACCAGACCGACACCCTGCATCACCTGGAGACGGCGCTCAAGGCACTCCACCTGTTCAAGAAGGAGCGCGACTACATCGTCAAGGACGGCCGGGTGATGATCGTCGATGAGTTCACCGGCCGGCTCATGCCCGACCGCCGCTACTCCGACGGCCTGCACCAGGCCTTGGAGGCAAAGGAGGGGATGACCGTCCAGCGCGAGTCGCAGAC